The sequence TCAGTTGCTCGATCACCTGCTGATTAACCGCAGCAATATCGGTGAAACGAATCTGTAATTGTAAAAAGGCGGCGACCGCGATTTCATTGGCGGCATTTAGCGCCGTGGTCGCCGCCTGACCGTGATTACAAGCATCAATAGCCAGTTGTAAACAGGGATAGCGCGCATAGTCGGGGGCGGAAAACGTCAGCGCGCCCAACCGGCAGAAATCCAATGCCTTTACTCCCGACGCCACGCGCTCGGGATACGCCATGGCGTGGGCAATCGGCGTACGCATATCCGGCGATCCCAGCTGCGCCAGCACGCTGCCGTCGACATAGCGCACCATGGAATGAATCACCGACTGGGGATGGATAATCACTTCCATCTGCTCGGCGGATGCATTAAACAGCCAGCGCGCCTCAATGTACTCCAGCCCTTTGTTCATCATGGTGGCGGAATCCACTGAAATCTTGCGGCCCATCGACCAGTTGGGGTGCGCACAGGCCTGATCGGGCGTCATGCCGGCTAACGTCGCCACCGGCGTTTCGCGAAACGGCCCGCCGGATCCGGTGAGTATAATACGCTCAACGCCATACCGTTCTAAAGAAGAGTAGCCTAACTGACGCTGAATTTGCTCAGGTAAACTCTGAAAAATCGCATTATGTTCGCTATCGATGGGCAACAGCTGCGCGCCGCTTTGCGTCACCGCATCCATAAACAGGCGTCCGCAGGTCACCAGCGACTCTTTGTTCGCCAGTAAAACCTGTTTGCCCGCGCGGATGGCGGCCAGCGTCGGCGGCAGGCCCGCCGCGCCGACGATGGCCGCCATCACCTGATCCACATCATCCAGCGCGGCCAGTTCGCACGCCGCCCGTTCCCCGGACAGGACTTCCGTCCGGCACCCGTGTTGCGCCAGCCGCTGACGCAACAATCTGGCGCTGGCTTCATCCGCCATTGAGGCGTAGGCCGGACGAAAAGTTAAGCACTGCTCCAGCATGCGCTCGACGTTGCGCCCCGCCGCTAATGCCTTTACCGCAAATTTGTCTGGATTCGCCTTAATCACCGCCAGCGAACTGACGCCAATAGAACCGGTCGAGCCAAGAATAGTCAGTTGCTTCATTAAAATGCTCTGGATAATGGGATGTGATGACAGGAAAGCAGACTAGTCTGAGACGATTGCCCTAACGTGTCTATATTGTTTATCGCAAATAATCGCCAACAAGGATGACCTGCTGCAATAGATTTATAGAACATCAAAAAACCATTCACCAAAAACAAAGCGCCGCGGCAAGGCTGATGCCGGCGGCACCCTCACTTTCCCGCGACGCCTCAAGCGAGCCGATTAGAAATCCATCAGTTCCGTTTCTTTCTCCGCCAGGGCGGCATCCACTTTTTTGATGTAGATATCGGTCAGTTTCTGAACCTCGTCCTGGGCACGGCGCTCTTCATCTTCGCTGATCGCTTTGTCTTTCAGCTGTGCTTTCAGCTTATCGTTGGCGTCACGGCGCACGTTACGTACCGATACCCGTCCCTGCTCCGCTTCGCCGCGCACCACCTTGATCAGATCTTTACGGCGCTCTTCCGTCAACGCCGGCAGAGGCACGCGAATGACCGCCCCCGCGGACGAAGGATTCAGACCGAGATCGGAAGACATGATCGCTTTCTCAACCGCCGGGCCGAGCGAACGATCGAATACGGTAATCGCCAGGGTGCGGGAATCTTCCACCACCACGTTGGCCAACTGGCGCAGCGGCGTGGCGCTGCCGTAATATTCGACCTGAATACCGTCAAGAATGCTGGGCGATGCGCGGCCGGTACGAATTTTGCTGATCTGGTTTTTGAAAGACTCTACGCATTTTTCCATGCGCGTTTCAGCATCTTTTCTGATTTCATTAATCACGTTGTGAACCCTTGAAAGCTGGTTGCCTGACGGGGCATGGCAGCGCATGACCCGGTGAATAATTAATACCAGCGCGAGCTGGCTGAGGTTGCTGACAAAGTCGCCTGTATGCCTGAGATACCCGGGCCTACCGTACCGAGGGGCGCTCCGGCGGCTTACGCCGCTACGGCCCC comes from Brenneria nigrifluens DSM 30175 = ATCC 13028 and encodes:
- the ispC gene encoding 1-deoxy-D-xylulose-5-phosphate reductoisomerase translates to MKQLTILGSTGSIGVSSLAVIKANPDKFAVKALAAGRNVERMLEQCLTFRPAYASMADEASARLLRQRLAQHGCRTEVLSGERAACELAALDDVDQVMAAIVGAAGLPPTLAAIRAGKQVLLANKESLVTCGRLFMDAVTQSGAQLLPIDSEHNAIFQSLPEQIQRQLGYSSLERYGVERIILTGSGGPFRETPVATLAGMTPDQACAHPNWSMGRKISVDSATMMNKGLEYIEARWLFNASAEQMEVIIHPQSVIHSMVRYVDGSVLAQLGSPDMRTPIAHAMAYPERVASGVKALDFCRLGALTFSAPDYARYPCLQLAIDACNHGQAATTALNAANEIAVAAFLQLQIRFTDIAAVNQQVIEQLTLPEPVSVDEVLFIDLWARQAATRTLGMVRHR
- the frr gene encoding ribosome recycling factor, whose product is MINEIRKDAETRMEKCVESFKNQISKIRTGRASPSILDGIQVEYYGSATPLRQLANVVVEDSRTLAITVFDRSLGPAVEKAIMSSDLGLNPSSAGAVIRVPLPALTEERRKDLIKVVRGEAEQGRVSVRNVRRDANDKLKAQLKDKAISEDEERRAQDEVQKLTDIYIKKVDAALAEKETELMDF